From one Plasmodium malariae genome assembly, chromosome: 12 genomic stretch:
- the PmUG01_12026100 gene encoding conserved Plasmodium protein, unknown function, with the protein MDTSGERDYVLERSNKIESIEINKKKKYSNLVSLLKKDKDHFSDNMLIEQKGQDIFKELPTIIGEESFCELRKRTNCSSNMKEIPDDMMRMTMMLHNMYNKTSSEATEDLTESSKYLKTYSSKKRVYTPSKFENHSIFNVENYQNDENDGSINKASMYSTPKKRYYSNKRKMNNKDDVDVDVDVDDDDDNTINTSANKIKRRKRKKKKKKNIYDELLIHSHTPLREERKYNLEELSDYEKIETADKWVMNKSHVNELPEHIKSEYVSYLCSPLKRSERLIKSKINKMLNANVESLKKETLGEMKEVRSNSGGNGNGSGNNNIVGNSNSGISESNNDRKNSGSSGTEGGGEGYQIMECDFKPEEEEKCWDDYYTQSNDKVRPFTGISTELAVNIISELLKSKVKKIKIENKELFSPITENDTIMEIGHGNHPLAVQMFEKWGTVGRYVGVEFSGLASKEALKCEKLKNLFLKRKVEFIKVLSMKYYKEDNTLDGIVTQSNISPPNTKTDFIKSYSFKYIFAKSTLDYITCRMDNIGNSCDWEEDLQISPSVVEMFNSLSDSLQSSGCKSSNSNGNNSNSSNGNNFNSCGNNSNSNSNSNSSNSNGKNNSCIIFVEPSNSSKFRDHVLTIFKVIYTATFKYNSSSKFLRLCKITNNIKACGYMIEKRNEVYQSFEQIRHEFLKLILKSSATKNLDEVDWYLPTTAPKKWLSNSPNDIEYLVKLDRSRL; encoded by the coding sequence ATGGACACATCGGGTGAAAGGGATTACGTCCTAGAAAGGAGTAACAAAATAGAAAGtattgaaataaataagaaaaaaaaatacagcaATTTAGTATCGCTACTAAAGAAAGATAAAGATCATTTTAGTGATAATATGTTAATAGAACAAAAAGGACAGGacatttttaaagaattacCAACTATTATTGGGGAAGAATCTTTTTGTGAATTAAGAAAACGTACAAATTGTAGCAGCAATATGAAGGAAATACCGGATGATATGATGAGGATGACAATGATGTTGCACAATATGTACAACAAGACATCAAGTGAAGCAACAGAAGATTTAACCGAAAGTtccaaatatttaaaaacgTATAGTAGCAAGAAGAGAGTATACACACCTAGTAAATTTGAAAACCACAGCATTTTTAATGTGGAAAATTATCAAAATGACGAAAATGATGGAAGCATTAACAAAGCGTCAATGTACAGCACTCCAAAAAAGAgatattattcaaataaaagaaaaatgaataataaggATGATGTTGATGTTGATGTTGATgttgatgatgatgatgataatactataaatacaagtgcaaataaaataaaacggagaaaaagaaaaaaaaaaaaaaaaaaaaatatatatgatgaatTGTTAATACATTCACATACACCTTTAAGAGAAGAAAGGAAATATAATTTAGAGGAACTATCtgattatgaaaaaatagaaacagCAGATAAATGGGTAATGAATAAATCTCATGTGAATGAATTACCTGAACATATTAAAAGTGAATATGTGTCTTACTTATGTAGCCCCTTGAAAAGAAGCGAAAGATTAATAAAATccaaaataaacaaaatgctGAACGCGAATGTGGAAAGTTTGAAGAAGGAAACGTTAGGTGAGATGAAAGAGGTGAGAAGTAACAGCGGTGGTAATGGTAATGGTAGTGGCAACAACAATATCGTTGGGAATAGTAATAGTGGCATTAGTGAAAGCAATAATGACAGGAAGAACAGTGGAAGTAGTGGTACTGAAGGTGGTGGCGAGGGGTACCAAATTATGGAGTGCGATTTCAAACcggaagaggaagaaaaatGCTGGGATGATTACTACACCCAAAGTAATGACAAGGTAAGACCATTCACTGGTATATCGACAGAATTAGCTGTCAATATAATTAGCGAATTGTTGAAgtcaaaagtaaaaaaaataaaaattgaaaataaagaattgtTTTCACCTATAACGGAAAATGATACAATAATGGAGATAGGACATGGTAATCATCCCTTAGCTGTTCAGATGTTTGAGAAATGGGGAACAGTTGGAAGATATGTAGGTGTAGAATTCAGTGGGTTAGCTAGTAAAGAAGCTTTAAAATgtgaaaagttaaaaaatttatttttaaaaaggaaagtggaatttataaaagtattaagtatgaaatattataaagagGATAATACCTTAGATGGTATAGTAACACAGTCGAATATATCACCTCCAAATACGAAAACTGATTTTATCAAATCATAtagttttaaatatatatttgcaaagAGTACTTTAGATTATATTACGTGCCGAATGGATAATATTGGCAATAGTTGTGACTGGGAAGAAGATTTGCAAATTTCTCCATCAGTTGTTGAAATGTTTAACAGTTTATCCGATTCTTTGCAAAGCAGTGGATGTAAAAGTAGTAACagtaatggtaataatagtaatagtagtaatggtaataattttaatagttgtggtaataatagtaatagtaacagtaatagtaatagcagtaatagcaatggtaaaaataattcttgtATAATATTTGTCGAACCAAGTAACTCGTCCAAATTTCGGGATCATGTACtaacaatttttaaagttatCTATACAGCcacttttaaatataacagCTCATCGAAATTCTTGagattatgtaaaataacgAATAATATTAAAGCATGTGGTTATATGATAGAGAAAAGAAATGAAGTATATCAAAGTTTTGAACAAATCAGAcatgaatttttaaaattaattttaaagtcATCCGCTACCAAAAATCTTGATGAGGTCGACTGGTATTTACCTACTACTGCTCCAAAAAAATGGCTAAGTAATTCACCGAACGATATTGAGTATTTGGTTAAGCTCGACAGGAGCAGGTTATGA
- the PmUG01_12026200 gene encoding conserved Plasmodium protein, unknown function: MCFNCIVRKIYSTVLIFFLCTTFFESACYCYTIGGRTYRLTPIKINTRQKDVINFIKNDSCGVIKSKSIKKKKKGNDFSINSINIPNSSEFHIPQEYLDYNIPEEPIYPYISVPDNLYTKQKNESERKENDKGKLVQWNGQNDQMGNMSIDECKKKSNNEIVKIYGELPEPTLEDYIEDTEYEKYIHPCLIKKIEKGSEYYIHHSMMKHIDEHDELATVDCFDVNDLEHDLTEYDSAFSGIGPWPSINELRMNENNYEFDKTDLEIEYNITYNKTGYREFKQNELKKRMKENEKSTSNDKNKGEQKRTEVNINIYSDIGREKINNDKLSGLASPHSEDEVPPGNSEYTSNSITNVTVSDVRKLYYKKVIKSIREAKEEIIKWDERKKCSRSRWNLTKEELNLLPEQVRKLYFYKHKQYEEEKRDMIRKMSEVSVSQDTLRNVDQVPYGIRTAGCNSGRDPVADGIAMNDEALTMNLESKGTNEDDAFQNNFQNFRLLEDNILYTKPKSPIDNILYEWDDSLQCTWRKRAEEVIRDVIMYDYPYKELRRPSNLDLYDVTWYAGKVEVFVTIEEGKNYNISLFDLKQLVKKIAERLKELEIDEEIVILPFFELIVSSLPSKNILVCRKDWNRNIGKDVVVFFKDNIFEPLEGILLGSPSVFHVIINVNDEKIENVMAHLIDKIVLKNTKDELRDHIVLKAGIGQEGGSSEDKGSALSATEGSLVNGEEEEEEGKQGDETKKKQREKENYMHRNVKKDITKMRDQRSERSTKFAKQDYDEDDDDNEDKIRGIQFDDLKKLKDINKSYKEKNIDIIKNINKIDDENNSSMINSPFDEDEEEEDEYEEDEEYDNEIESDNGEYDDYMPDE; the protein is encoded by the exons ATGTGTTTTAACTGCATAgtaaggaaaatatatagcACTGTTCTGATCTTTTTCTTATGTACAACTTTTTTTGAGTCTGCTTGTTACTGTTACACAATAGGTGGAAGGACTTACag ATTAACCCCCATTAAGATAAACACAAGACAGAAGGATGTtatcaattttattaaaaatgattcaTGTGGAGTAATAAAGagtaaaagtataaaaaaaaaaaaaaagggaaatgatttttctattaattcaataaatatacCAAATTCTTCGGAGTTTCACATTCCTCAAGAGTATCTAGATTATAACATCCCAGAGGAACCAAT ATACCCGTATATATCTGTGCCGGACAACTTATACACAAAGCAGAAAAATGAGAGTGAGAGGAAAGAGAACGACAAAGGGAAGCTAGTACAGTGGAACGGACAAAATGACCAAATGGGAAATATGTCCATTGatgaatgcaaaaaaaaaagcaataatGAAATAGTGAAAATTTATGGGGAATTACCTGAACCGACTTTAGAGGATTATATTGAAGATACAGAATATGAAAAGTATATCCATCCttgtttaattaaaaagattGAAAAAGGAagtgaatattatatacatcaTTCTATGATGAAACATATTGATGAACATGATGAACTTGCTACTGTAGACTGTTTTGATGTAAATGATTTAGAACACGATCTCACTGAGTACGATTCTGCTTTTAGTGGAATAGGGCCATGGCCATCCATAAATGAATTAAGAATGAATGAAAATAACTATGAATTTGATAAAACTGATCTTGAAATTGAATATAACATAACGTATAATAAGACAGGATATAGAGAATTTAAACAAAACgaacttaaaaaaagaatgaaagaaaatgaaaaaagtactagtaatgataaaaataagggAGAACAAAAGAGAACAGaggtaaatataaatatatattctgacatcggaagggaaaaaattaacaatgaTAAATTAAGTGGGCTTGCTTCTCCTCATAGTGAGGATGAAGTACCTCCTGGTAATTCAGAATATACTTCAAATAGTATAACCAATGTAACGGTGAGTGATGTAAGAAAACTGTATTacaaaaaagttattaaaaGTATTAGAGAAGCgaaagaagaaataataaaatgggatgagagaaaaaaatgttcaagAAGCAGATGGAATTTGACAAAAGAAGAATTGAACTTACTTCCTGAACAAGTCagaaaattgtatttttataaacacaAGCAGTATGAGGAGGAGAAGAGGGATATGATAAGAAAGATGAGTGAGGTATCAGTATCGCAAGATACACTGCGTAATGTGGACCAAGTGCCGTATGGTATCAGGACTGCTGGCTGTAATAGTGGTAGAGATCCTGTGGCGGATGGTATTGCAATGAACGATGAAGCATTAACAATGAATTTAGAGAGTAAGGGAACAAACGAAGATGATGCctttcaaaataattttcagaACTTCAGGTTATTAGAAGAcaacattttatatacaaaacCGAAGTCTCCTATtgacaatattttatatgagtGGGATGACTCACTTCAATGTACATGGAGGAAAAGAGCTGAAGAAGTTATTAGAGATGTTATAATGTATGACTATCCATATAAGGAATTAAGAAGACCATCAAATTTAGATTTGTATGATGTTACATGGTATGCTGGTAAAGTAGAAGTATTTGTAACCAtagaagaaggaaaaaattataatatttcattattcgACTTAAAACAattagttaaaaaaattgcagaAAGATTGAAAGAATTAGAAATTGATGAAGAAATTGTTATTCTTCCCTTTTTTGAGTTAATTGTTTCATCCTTAccaagtaaaaatatactagTATGTAGAAAAGACTGGAATAGAAACATAGGTAAAGATGTTGTCGTgttttttaaagataatatatttgaaccACTGGAAGGTATTTTGCTAGGATCGCCTAGTGTATTTCACGTTATTATTAATGtgaatgatgaaaaaattgaaaatgttATGGCTCACCTTATTGACAAAATTGTCCTAAAAAATACGAAAGATGAGCTAAGGGATCATATCGTTCTGAAAGCAGGTATTGGTCAGGAGGGGGGCTCGTCCGAGGACAAAGGGAGTGCACTAAGTGCAACGGAAGGTTCATTAGTAAACGGAGAAGAGGAGGAAGAGGAAGGAAAGCAGGGTGACGAAACGAAAAAGAAGCAGAGGGAAAAGGAGAACTATATGCACAGGAAtgtaaaaaaggatataacaaaaatgagGGATCAGAGAAGTGAAAGAAGCACAAAATTTGCTAAACAGGACTATGATGAAGACGATGACGATAACGAAGACAAGATAAGGGGAATTCAGTTCGATGACCTGAAAAAACTGAAGGATATCAACAAATcctataaggaaaaaaatattgatattattaaaaatattaacaagaTAGACgatgaaaataatagcaGCATGATCAACTCTCCTTTCGATGAAGATGAGGAGGAAGAAGATGAATATGAGGAGGATGAAGAATATGACAATGAAATAGAATCGGACAATGGAGAATATGATGACTACATGCCGGACGAATGA
- the PmUG01_12026300 gene encoding conserved Plasmodium protein, unknown function → MAPFSKKINLFHPYLYILKKNYLNLTAVSKSNLKYCHYDNKKRHITTCIEKNNFKKSRKANLFDEELKNIFKEYPILKVTNNGCKNEELLIIVDEERSECKKIGDIIKLDAHSYGIVLQINRNSIVFGKINEKSFEMSEEKKLKNKDQKNGKKKTSEQMSANVEEKKNVFSPLEYLNYIFFKKNKSVNSYLNLELNSNININLFSQNSKEIYSKRAIKKQLYSSLFLNDIFNKINYGQKVCVIGGKNQGKQSVLNSIIYENLLVNLIKKDENFFIICANSCKSEIVNLFQNLYERFRNTHNWSCEKKKNWLYKKEEEEEEEKMEEMEKLYSKNYIYENVKIPNDIILINSTAKDSSKVSIYVSPILSLYNLNEYKKIYKNVIFVFYNVTTYSEIVLELQNEMNTLIKNYYHRNEKINETKWLCVSALPLSIYTILSKIFSFSVYPHYVVDVEENVRAGRGMDCKGASSRRVATGTTITSSTDTNTTAIRTTNSDSKYSGVRCIAHCEYSLDAFMYSDMLHMKEEESPDTISNSVTTLCFFDEGEAVSRIKNDALSLSENNIYLLKNDLNIIPEINISHIIKNEVIEKNKIWKIIKDEIRHIFDKRNELISLIENKKIMNIYIDHWEYEDMIYYNNIYYILVYKNFEIFNLNSFEQLVFLRNLLTYNFTNEVISKNSINTYYNQFFAYYFHHIKYFSFLQTEYFKHLKTFTQDKNASMFLHTLDTVLKNVKPAFIYTPQMKQ, encoded by the coding sequence ATGGCACCTTTTTcaaagaaaattaatttatttcatccttacttgtatattttaaaaaaaaactatctTAATTTAACAGCAGTGAGTAAGAGCAATTTAAAGTACTGCCactatgataataaaaagaggCATATTACAACATGCATCGAAAagaacaattttaaaaaaagtaggaAGGCAAATCTGTTTgatgaagaattaaaaaatatattcaaagaaTATCCAATTTTGAAGGTAACTAACAATGGGTGTAAGAATGAAGAGCTACTAATAATAGTGGATGAGGAAAGAAGTGAGTGCAAAAAAATAGGAGATATTATTAAGTTAGACGCTCATTCGTATGGCATAgttttacaaataaatagaaaCAGCATTGTATTtggtaaaataaatgaaaagagtTTTGAAATGagtgaggaaaaaaaattgaaaaataaggatcaaaagaatggaaaaaaaaagacgagTGAACAAATGTCGGCTAatgtagaagaaaaaaaaaatgtattttccCCGTTGGagtatttaaattatattttttttaaaaaaaataaaagcgtAAACTCATATTTAAACTTAGAATTAAattctaatataaatataaatttgtttagTCAAAACAGCAAAGAAATATACAGCAAAAGAGccataaaaaaacaattatatagTAGCCTTTTCCTTAACgatattttcaataaaataaattatggaCAAAAAGTGTGTGTAATAGGAGGTAAAAATCAAGGGAAACAAAGTGTGCTAAACTcaattatttatgaaaatttgtTAGTTaacttaattaaaaaagatgaaaatttttttatcatttgcGCAAATAGCTGTAAATCAGAAATTGTTAacctttttcaaaatttgtaTGAACGGTTCAGAAATACGCACAACTGGtcatgtgaaaaaaaaaaaaattggttatataaaaaagaggaggaggaggaggaggaaaaaatggaagagatggaaaaattatactcaaaaaattatatatacgaaaatgtaaaaatcccaaatgatataatattaataaattcaaCGGCAAAGGACTCTTCCAAAGTTTCAATTTACGTTTCCCCTATTTTGtccttatataatttaaacgaatataaaaaaatatataaaaatgttatattcgttttttataatgtaacCACATATAGTGAAATTGTTTTAGAATTGCAAAACGAAATGAacactttaataaaaaattattatcacagaaatgaaaaaataaacgaaaCCAAATGGTTGTGCGTTTCTGCACTCCCTTTATCTATTTACACCATCCTTTCGAAAATTTTCTCGTTTTCCGTGTATCCCCATTACGTGGTGGATGTTGAGGAAAATGTGCGAGCGGGTCGAGGTATGGACTGCAAGGGAGCATCATCCAGAAGGGTTGCCACAGGCACGACTATTACGAGTTCTACGGATACTAATACCACTGCTATTAGAACGACCAATAGTGATAGCAAATATAGCGGCGTTCGATGCATCGCCCATTGTGAGTACTCGTTAGACGCCTTCATGTACTCGGACATGTTACATATGAAGGAGGAGGAAAGTCCGGATACCATATCAAACAGTGTAACGACTTTGTGTTTTTTTGATGAAGGTGAAGCGGTGAGTAGGATAAAAAATGATGCATTGTCATTaagtgaaaataatatatatttattaaaaaatgatttaaatattatcccagaaataaatattagtcatataataaaaaatgaggtaattgaaaaaaataaaatctggaaaattattaaagatGAAATAAGACACATTTTTGATAAAAGGAATGAATTAATCTcattaatagaaaataaaaaaataatgaatatatatatagatcaTTGGGAATATGAAGAtatgatttattataataatatatactacatattagtttataaaaattttgaaatatttaatttaaattcatTTGAGCAGTTAGTCTTTTTACGAAATTTGCTAACATATAATTTCACAAATGAAGTAATATCGAAAAACAGTATTAACACTTATTATAATCAATTCTTtgcatattattttcatcatattaaatacttttcttttttacaaaCTGAGTATTTTAAACATTTGAAGACCTTTACTCAGGACAAGAATGCGTCCATGTTTCTTCACACATTAGACACAGTTCTGAAGAATGTCAAACCGGCTTTCATTTACACCCCCCAGATGAAGCAGTAA